From the Papaver somniferum cultivar HN1 chromosome 2, ASM357369v1, whole genome shotgun sequence genome, the window TTGATTGTCTTTTCAAACATTGCTGTGCTGTATATACCCCACTCCACTTAGACCACCTTCTGATTAGGTAAGGTAGATTTTAAGTATGCAGTATCTGATTTTGGTTGTGAGCTTTTGCAGGAAGTGGATCCGTGTGATGATCTAACTGATGATGACATCCGCACAGCTATTCAAAATGCTACTGGTCCTAGATCTGCTTTATTTGTACCTGAGGTGGGTTTTAAAGTGCCTGTCATCTTTTTTTTGTATAGTCTTATAAAGTTTTTGAAAGCCACTGTTTATTACCCTGCATTCTGTTTGTTCAGTTTCCCTATTGTATGCTGATCATTTCTCTCTTGAATATTAAGGTGCCATTTGAGGTTCTTATACGAAGGCAGATTGCTCGTTTGTTAGATCCAAGCCTGCAGTGTGCGAGATTTATCTATGATGAATTAGTAAAGGTTGGTAAACTTCAAAAGGGCATCATTGTTGTTTTGTATAGACTGTTTCAGGTTGGTATTTATTTTGCAATCCTTTTGAAACTGTAAATTTATCAGATGAGTCATCGCTGCCTGGTGAACGAGTTGCAAAGGTTCCCTACTCTCAGAAAGCGCATGGATGAAGTTATAGGAAACTTTTTGCGAGAAGGCTTAGAACCTTCTGAGACTATGATTGGACACCTTATTGAAATGGAGGTATGCGTAGTATGGAATCATTCCTTCGTTTCATTAGCCTTGGAATCATTTAGGGTATCAGTGAAGAATAGCAGAAATTCCAAATTATCAAATTTGTTTGTCATCAccctttgtttttaatttttcagATGGATTATATAAACACCTCGCACCCAAATTTCATTGGTGGGAGTAAAGCTGTGGAGTCTGCGCTGCAGCAGGTCAAGTCGTCAAGGGTATCTGCAACTGTGCCTAGACTGAAGGTTCCTTTTTCTGTTTCCTGGCTATGCAAATGACGATTTTAGGCATAGCAGCTAGATATTGTTAGTTTCATGATTTCTAAATTTTTAATTGGTTCTCACATTGTTGATCCTAGGATGGGACTGAAGCTGATCGAGGGTTAGCATCTGAGAAAGCTCAGAAATCTCGAGGTATTCTTGCTAGATCACCTGCGAACGGAATTGTTACTGATCAGGTATGGCGAATATCTTATTTATTTGTTGACATAGTATTTTGCCTGGTTTTCTTACTTACATATATGACAACCAGATACCTCGACCTGTGATGGACGCAGAGAAAAACAGATTAGCTGGTATGTATTGCGGTCAACTTTTCTGGATTATTTATCCGTATTCAActtttctatatatattttcatgtgattaaaaaaaaaaggacatACTTGTATAATATTAGTAAATTAACCTGCCTGGGTAGTGTTTCTGTTTGGTTAGTATTCTAGTTTGGTAACAGCTATACTGAATATTCAGGAAATAACCCCAGTTCAAGTTGGGGGATTTCATCTATTTTTGGTGGGAATGAGAACCGTATATCTGCAAAAGATAACTCAATGAGCAGGCCATACAGTGAGCCCGTTCCCAACATGATGGAGCACAATGTGATGGAGCACGCCCTATCTATGATCCAGTTGAGAGAGGTAAATGCTAAAGACTGTCCTTTGATCACTGTTTAAGCTGGCAAAGTAGATCTGGTGTTTTCAGTTCAAGCTTAATTCTGAGTAAAATTATGCAGCCCCCAAGTGTTTTGAGACCGTCAGAAACCCGTTCAGAGCAGGAGGCAATTGAAATCGCAGTTACCAAGTTGCTTTTGAGATCGTACTACGACATTGTCAGGAAGAATATTGAAGATTCAGTGCCCAAAGCAATTATGCACTTTCTGGTAAGTATTCAATTGTTCCATCGTAATTTTCTGTTATCATGTGCCATCAAGCATACTTATATGACGTATTCACCAAGCAGTATATGTTGATGGAACGAATGCTCATAACTTCTAAGTTCTAATACGTGTTTACTGTTATCCAGGTCAACCATACCAAACGAGATCTTCACAATGTATTCATTAAAAAACTTTACAGGTGACATGAAATTGCCAACTCAAACTAAGACTTTGCGTATGTGGAACTGGTTTATATGCAAATGCATCATGTTGACCTGTTATCTTTATTTTTGTTTCTAACAGAGACAACCTTTTCGAGGAGATGCTGCAAGAACCTGATGAGGTGGCAATGAAAAGGAAGCGCACTCGAGAAATGCTTCGTGTTCTGCAACAGGCTTTCCGGGTCAGTGTTTCATGCTTTGTGGAAGCCACTGTCTATCTTAACACGAAATTATTCTGTGTCAAAGTTACCTCTGACTTGCATAAAGTATTTGGCTGATCCCTCttttattttcccattgctgtaGACATTGGATGAATTGCCAATGGAAGCTGAAACAATAGAAAAGGGTTACAGTTTGGGAACCGATCCAACCGGTTTGCCAAAGATACATGGACTcccatcatcatcgtcatcgttTTATTCACCAGGTAGTAGCAATGATTACAATTCTTACAGTTCTCCAAAGAACCCCAGGTCCCGGAAATCATCTCATTCGGGGGAATTGAACTCACCATTGAATGCAAACATGGATAATGGAAATTCACGACAAGGCATATTGGGGTCTACTTATTCATCTTTTGACATGTAGGCGTCTGGAAACAGCACATGGGATGTACTGTTAACGTTGTTATGAACTAATATTTGTTTTGGTCGGTGCCCTTGATCTGCAAAGGTGTTCATTCGTCCCACCTTCATATCTTTGTTCCGACAACGATACGGACCAAATAAATAATAGTGTTGAGAGTTTACCCTTGTTTTATGTGAATTCTCTGTAACAAATTTGTTTCGTTGGTCGAGGGGTCCTTGCTGGTGGATTTGATTGAGCTGCTTCATCCATCTTTTTGGGGTAAGGGAACACGTCGCCCTTGTCAGCCACTTAGTTGAAAAAAGCTAAACTGTGTCCTGTTATGTGCCTTGTTTTATATGGTCACTGCAAAGTCGAAAGGCCAACTTGACACGATCAGGTGTGTAGTTTAGGATTTGGATATAGGGCTGTTTTTGATTTCTAGTTCAGAACACCCCAATCAGCAGTGATGGATACGGTTCTGAGGTTTAAGTAGTTCCCAAGAATTTTGTAACGAAACAAGTAGTCCTTTTGTGATCTTCTGAAACTGGCTAGTATgtatcattttttgtttttggtttggtttctgTCTTCCCAAACCTGAGGATGCCTAGTTATCAAAGTTGGCTTATGCATTTTATTATTACTGTATATTCTTTCCGAAGTTGGAAACTTTTCGTATGGGGGACCTGTACTTAGGCCACTTTCCTACATTTATATGGGGTGTTCTAATGTTAGGAAAACTTATCCTTGTTCAAATCATGATAACTAATCTTAATATTCCCGGTGAAAATCTCCTGTATTGGAAAAGAAATATCATCGAACCTACTAAGAAATAAATTAAAAAGATTACTGAATAATTAATGGGTCTAAATGAAACTAGACGAAGAGAAATACTTAAGTAGTTGTGAGACGCGGAGTTAACTCatcattattttcttccctaaaaCACAAATTTCAAATCCTCTTATCTCTAAAATCTTATCTTGCATGCAATTATTACAATCTTTTCTCTCTTCTGGTTCAAATTTTTCTTGCATGCTATAACTTTATTGTTTACCAATggcgctcttttttttttatgtgtatgTTCTGGTCTATAGCACTTGTATGACTGTCTGAGACAATTAGAGTAGTTTTGCCTActattccttcttttcttaagaGAACAACTTCCTTCCTACTTTTTTTTTACAAGTGTCCAACATTCACTATGCAGAAAAACAACAATCTCTGGTACATAGCCatccttctctttctccttcATCACATATCCTCTTACTCCCAGTCTGCTAAAGCTTTCTCTTTTCTCATGTACCCTCATATTAGTGAGGttcaaaataaaatggaaaatacTTTTTTATCTGAGAGACTCAAAGAACTAAAACAACCCATACTTTCCACAGAAGATTTGATTGAAGGGACAAATCAATGGAAATTCTGCTTTTTCGCCAAACTTTGCTCGGAATAGCAGTGTACTGTTGGAGAATTAGATAAAGAATTAAAGAAACTTTAGATTAAGAGCAAGGATATTTTCATTCAAAAAAAGGAGAATGAATGTCATGTGATTAAGTTTTATTCTCAAGAAGAATATGACTTGGTTCTAAAGCTGCGACCTTGGTTTGTAGAAGGTGACTTATTAGTCATGGATCCGTGGAACCCTAGAATTCCTAAAATCAAAGTGGATCTTATTAAACAGCTTCTCTGGTTAAGGCGCTACAACTTGCGGCCGGAGTTTGACAATCGGCATATAGTGAAAAGTATTGCTACTGCAATGGGAGAATTTGAAGATTTAGACCCACGAGATTGTATTCTCCCAAAAGGCAAGGTCCAAAAGGCTCAAGTTTTCAATGGATGCTAGAGATCCTCTTCGTAGAGTTTTTGGATGAAGAATGCAGAGGGTGAAGAAGTTTGGATCAGACTCTTTTATGAGAAGCAACCCTGCAATTTTTGTGGCTATTGTTATAGTGGTAATTGAATAAATGTCCCTCCTTCTTATGGTATTCACAAATATCCTTATCCATTAACAATTATATCCCtacttttttttataagaaaatgaTTTTAACTGTAATTCCACAAATACCCATGTGTCGGTTGAGGTATCACTTATTTTCTCTTTCATTCCGATTTCAGATCTAAAAAAagatcaatatcttctttatctctTCGGCTATCACCACCATCATATCCACCTCTTCCACTACCGCTTCCACCACCTTCGCCGCTGCTAACAAATTCAGAATTCAATCAAAAGTTATTATCAGCAATAGATTTGTTCATGTTCAGAAAGGCCTTCTTTTTCATTTTCGAAAGATTAATTTTTAACATCATATTCAACGAGATTGGGatcttattttaggttttgttttctagTAATTTTAAAGTTGAACTTGTTCGAATTATTGAAGCTcaagatgatgatggtggtggcggcggctgCGGCGGTGGTTTGTTCTTTCGAAATTCAAGTTCTAAATTGGATTGAAATAAAAAAAGGTGCAGCGAAAATGGGTTTATAGAAAAAGTGGTGTTGGtgtttattttgtaatctacTTGCCGGAAGATGAAATTGGTGCTTCTGGTTTAGGTATTGAACATGGAGCTTTGAATCCTGTTGAATTTCAAAGAGTTGTGGACCTTCAGAGTTGTCTAGTTTGTGTAAGTCAAACCATAAAAATTTTTGTAAAGAAGGTGAACTCTGAACATTAATTCATTTGCTTTTAATTATCTCTGCAATTAGATTAGATAATACGACTCTTTTTTAGTTTTAAGTTTTGGTGTGATTGATTTTCTAACATATGCACATGCTAATTCATATTATTTAACTAGTTGTTTTTCCCGAGTAAATTATTCCATTGataacccaaaattggacaatAATTCTGGATAATTCATAGTTTTTAGGTTTTCTAAGAAAATTTTTGCTACTAAGTCTTGCTgaaaataagttttctttgttctgTACTAATTAGCTGCAACTGAACAAGTGTGTTTGGATTATTAAAACTCTTTACTCTTGGATCTGTTTGAGGAACATAATGGTTTGGATACCTTGTTGCGATTGCAAATGCTATTGGTGTTGAGGTATGCCCTTTTAAGTTGTTAGTTAGGCCATTTTATACAAATTTGTCAGGAGATATGCTCAAAGCATGATTGTACTGTGCATTTTGTATTCAAGTTTGAGCGCAACACATATAATTTTACGTTTTAATGACTCTATTTGTCCTGATTTTGCAGATGCCAATGCATTCTCTCATGGTTGATGGTTTATGAAGCTACAGCTGAAGATTAATTGGTATTGTTTATAtgttttatgggatcaattgttgttgttgacccaattttttgtgggatcaactcttgttgttgacccaattttttatgggatcaactacggttgttgacccaattttttatgggatcaattacttttgttgatcctttcaactcctactgttgacaatatttccttggataagtattaTCATGCTTATAGTTTAAATActgttgacaatatttccttggataagtataatcatgcttatAGTTGAAATCATGtaattttcttccaatgttgaacttgtggtgcaatggtagcatgactgactccatgttagatgatgcgtgttcgactcacgccaagttcactccatttacatggatcaactttcattgttgatccaatttttagGGGACCAACAAccactgttgatccttttttttggatcaactactgttgttaatCCCCtaaatggatcaacttctactgttgatccttttttttttatcaattactgttgattctatttttatttggatcaaataCTGTTGTTGGTACAAAAATATCTAAACCGGCAGTGGCGATGGCGGCggattagtggtggtggtggtggcagcggcagactagtggtggtggcgtactagtggtggtgatggagtggtggtggaatattagtggtggcgacggttggtaggtggtggtcgttgaacggtggtggtggaatggtagttgaatgttggtggtggtggtgaagtgggaagggaagaaatttgttccattttgaaataaaaaaaaattatatgggtgagggtattaaggtaatctaattttaaatagaTAAGATTATTAAAAAGGAGGGACATATTTAATGTTGTACAAGGATATATTTGTAGGGTGTTAAAAAtagggacatataattaatatacccatTGTTATATACAATGGATCATTAGGAACAAGATTGTGTGACTATTGCAAACTACCCTCTTCGGTAGCAAAAACAGTTTCTTTCACCCAACTCCATTCTAGATCCATCATCTTGGAGAAATCTAAATAATATGAGATAAAAGGATACTAATAATACTACTTCGTTAATGCAAACTGATCAAGAAATCCGACGTGCAATAATGGTTAGTGATAATCAAGCCTATGCATTAAATGAAAATCAGCAAAAAACGGCGTAAGGCAATGATGAGGACGTCAATCAAGGTACTGAAGCTAAGATGACATGTACTAATGAAAAAATCCATCTGGAAAATCAGCGACTCGAAACGAGCTCAATCCATCTGTTGGGTGTAATAAACAAGGTATGATCCAAGTTAACTTTATTCGTGGAAGAAAAGGAAGAGATAACTCATAGACAAGTAAATAGAATCAGGGTGGAACAAGGAGGTCCTATACATATGAAATGGGTTGTACTTCTCCTATGAACATCACCAATAACCCATCAAATATTTTGGAATATACTTCAATTATAAACTTTAATGGCTCTCAGCATGGAAACTTAAGAGAGGGTATTGATCCAAACTTGCTCAGATCTTATCTTTCTATGAGTGAATTTGATGTTTCTTTCAATAGTTGCAATGCTTATGAATTAGATCCAGCTAATATTCATCCTACCAGAGCATACAAATAACCAATTCATACCCTAATTCGCCATTTTGAGCAATATCAATCTAGTCAGGATTCTTCTAGTGAACATGCAGACTTAACAAATGATATACTCAAATAATCATTGATGATAAAATTCAATATCCGAATTCATATCCTTCTTATCATGGGACAGTCTCAACGCAGAACTACTCTCTTAAGTTTGAGGACAAATCCCCAAGCGCTGATGATTAGGTATTTTCCTTTTCTCATAATCACTTAAAATTTAACTTTTGTAGCATTAGTATCAATCATTTTATCTTCATACCACTCAGAGTGGGATTAAAAGTAAAAAATTTATAACCATGAAAATCTTGACTTGGAATGTGCAAGGATTTGCAACAAAAGATATAAGAGATTATTTAGGTGATATTAACACAATCCATATATAAtcttcctatttgagacaaaaactAGTGATGTTAAAGCAAAAGTACAAACTCAGTCTtactgttgtagatggtggattttcgaaaagggaaaaatcgtaaaaccataattatacatactccggatccggcaataggatgagtattgagactcatgtctctcaataaagcgtgaaagctcatgccataaaatctctgactgagaaggttgtctctcagagtatatgtagatgtgtagtttcccagatgaggccacgacacatctcatgaatactgagaaatttcagtaattatttctatatagaattgaaagatttgacggctcctagacagcgtgcctgctagtatagagcaacaacgtcttcaagatgcaaccaggttttccctgactatataggagaaatatgacactccagcaagttcatattgctcaactctcagataattaatgctcctagataggaatccctgctagtatagagccatcaattaattatctctaatcgtatccgaatattcaactatattctacgattcttcgaatgtttcgttacttcaatttatggttttcccagcagatttccatgggttagtaataaatattcaacgtgcaggcatctgagcatcgaataagtcctgactaaaatggtgcaagtgtacttagcaataatgcagaaactagcatttgaatgcgcaaacgagcatttcaaaaatacgaatgaacgatgaacctatgcaaaataggaaggaataataatattaataataataaaatattagcaaaggcgccaggggactgggctcaccagcagGCTGGTTACGCCGTGAcaagtcccacgcccaattttatatttttatcatattttattattttttcctgatctcatgaaaattctctcattcgagcaaatctccttccttTCAagaaaattctctaatctcatgatatttctttatgtcaaataaaataataaaataagagaaaggtgtcacgggactgagcaccagccggccagccatgccatgccctagccgtgccggtcccacacctcacggttccccattattttattatttccctcaattcatgaaaattctctgatttaaTGAATGTTccttaaaaccatgaaaattccctgatttcatgaatttttcctaaacccatgaaaaatattataaaattaagaaaactcgttgGACCGAgccctatccggtcccacacatacctcttattttattattattatttgttttgttttgttttgttttcctcattccatgaaaactccctgatttcaacaaaatactttggtttcaacaaatatctttgattttatgaaaattccctaaaatcatgaaaattacataaaattgggaagagtgccctgggaccgcgcccgttggccggccgaccatgccttggccattgccggtcccacactccatcattttctattttattattattttattttctctcatctcatggaagttccctgatttcataaaactttcCAGTtgcatggaatttccctcaattcagagaaaatacataaaattacataaaactgggaaagtgtgggaccgtacttgtcagccggccggccatgccctagccgtggccggtcccacaccttgcaattccctgttttatctattattttttatcatctcatgtatttttgctagtttcagcaaaaccctggattctgcatattttctcaaaatgttggtcAAACGCACATcgaaaaatattgaaactctcaggactgagacatggacactatggtgacacgggcacatccacttgaccgaccaagggtgacccaaggcttgcaaacagccggtcccatttgttttaatgattttaacctaatttgctcaattgctcatattaggttcaaacttttTTCAAGCAATTGAGGGTTTGCTCTAACAACTATTAATTGGTCCCACGGCcgccaagagccggtctcatgacctcttggtcggtccctcatcttctcatgactaggttttattatctgacgctcacacgagcattatttgaataaatgattaaaccagcatttaatcattctttcaccgactggtcttcaagagactttggtattttgctcattcgatcatctgggcgttacatggtcgactcgtcatcccatgtagtcggtccctgcgGTTCTTGCTTcgctgattttcaataaatcgttaattcattaaaattagggttttgaatccagagctctgcaaaaacataattctgagcagattcaaatgctgataattttatgttgatcctacGATCAACACTTttgtttattatactcgacccag encodes:
- the LOC113349694 gene encoding dynamin-related protein 3A-like isoform X1, whose protein sequence is MAEETTSTAQQPTTSSSSSPLGHSVIPIVNKLQDIFAQLGSSSTIELPQVAVVGSQSSGKSSVLEALVGRDFLPRGSDICTRRPLVLQLLQTKRKSDGGADEEYGEFLHLPKKKFFDFSDIRREIQAETDREAGGNKGVSDKQIRLKIYSPNVLDITLVDLPGITKVPVGDQPSDIEARIRTMILSYIKHPSCLILAVTPANADLANSDALQIAGTADPDGYRTIGVITKLDIMDRGTDARNFLLGKVVPLRLGYVGVVNRSQQDIMQNLSIKDALSQEESFFRSRPVYNGLADRCGVPQLAKKLNQILVQHIKTVLPELKSRISSSLVAVAKEHASYGEITESKAGQGALLLNILSKFSEALTSMVEGKNEEMSTSELSGGARIHYIFQSIFVKSLEEVDPCDDLTDDDIRTAIQNATGPRSALFVPEVPFEVLIRRQIARLLDPSLQCARFIYDELVKMSHRCLVNELQRFPTLRKRMDEVIGNFLREGLEPSETMIGHLIEMEMDYINTSHPNFIGGSKAVESALQQVKSSRVSATVPRLKDGTEADRGLASEKAQKSRGILARSPANGIVTDQIPRPVMDAEKNRLAGNNPSSSWGISSIFGGNENRISAKDNSMSRPYSEPVPNMMEHNVMEHALSMIQLREPPSVLRPSETRSEQEAIEIAVTKLLLRSYYDIVRKNIEDSVPKAIMHFLVNHTKRDLHNVFIKKLYRDNLFEEMLQEPDEVAMKRKRTREMLRVLQQAFRTLDELPMEAETIEKGYSLGTDPTGLPKIHGLPSSSSSFYSPGSSNDYNSYSSPKNPRSRKSSHSGELNSPLNANMDNGNSRQGILGSTYSSFDM
- the LOC113349694 gene encoding dynamin-related protein 3A-like isoform X2; translated protein: MAEETTSTAQQPTTSSSSSPLGHSVIPIVNKLQDIFAQLGSSSTIELPQVAVVGSQSSGKSSVLEALVGRDFLPRGSDICTRRPLVLQLLQTKRKSDGGADEEYGEFLHLPKKKFFDFSDIRREIQAETDREAGGNKGVSDKQIRLKIYSPNVLDITLVDLPGITKVPVGDQPSDIEARIRTMILSYIKHPSCLILAVTPANADLANSDALQIAGTADPDGYRTIGVITKLDIMDRGTDARNFLLGKVVPLRLGYVGVVNRSQQDIMQNLSIKDALSQEESFFRSRPVYNGLADRCGVPQLAKKLNQILVQHIKTVLPELKSRISSSLVAVAKEHASYGEITESKAGQGALLLNILSKFSEALTSMVEGKNEEMSTSELSGGARIHYIFQSIFVKSLEEVDPCDDLTDDDIRTAIQNATGPRSALFVPEVPFEVLIRRQIARLLDPSLQCARFIYDELVKMSHRCLVNELQRFPTLRKRMDEVIGNFLREGLEPSETMIGHLIEMEMDYINTSHPNFIGGSKAVESALQQVKSSRDGTEADRGLASEKAQKSRGILARSPANGIVTDQIPRPVMDAEKNRLAGNNPSSSWGISSIFGGNENRISAKDNSMSRPYSEPVPNMMEHNVMEHALSMIQLREPPSVLRPSETRSEQEAIEIAVTKLLLRSYYDIVRKNIEDSVPKAIMHFLVNHTKRDLHNVFIKKLYRDNLFEEMLQEPDEVAMKRKRTREMLRVLQQAFRTLDELPMEAETIEKGYSLGTDPTGLPKIHGLPSSSSSFYSPGSSNDYNSYSSPKNPRSRKSSHSGELNSPLNANMDNGNSRQGILGSTYSSFDM